One segment of Desulfovibrio sp. DNA contains the following:
- the rplN gene encoding 50S ribosomal protein L14: MIQVESTLQVADNSGAKKVACIKVLGGSHRRYASVGDIIVVSVKEAMPHSKVKKGDVMKAVIVRTAKEVRRMDGSYIKFDGNAAVLLSNQGEPVGTRIFGPVARELRAQNFMKIISLAPEVL; the protein is encoded by the coding sequence ATGATCCAGGTAGAATCGACGCTTCAGGTGGCCGATAATTCCGGCGCCAAAAAGGTTGCCTGCATCAAGGTGCTGGGCGGTTCACACCGCCGCTACGCCTCGGTGGGCGACATTATCGTGGTTTCCGTTAAGGAAGCAATGCCCCACAGCAAGGTTAAGAAGGGCGATGTTATGAAGGCTGTTATCGTGCGTACCGCTAAAGAAGTGCGTCGCATGGACGGCAGCTACATCAAGTTCGACGGCAACGCCGCTGTGCTGCTCTCCAACCAGGGTGAGCCGGTGGGTACGCGTATCTTTGGCCCCGTGGCCCGTGAGCTGCGCGCCCAGAACTTTATGAAAATTATTTCGCTGGCCCCGGAAGTGCTGTAG
- the rpsQ gene encoding 30S ribosomal protein S17, protein MQALEDRKGRMLTGIVVSDKNDKTIVVRVETLVKHPLLKKYVRRRKKFTAHDPMNECGMGDKVKIVEFRPLSRNKRWHLVSIIEKAV, encoded by the coding sequence ATGCAAGCTCTGGAAGATCGCAAGGGCAGAATGCTGACCGGCATTGTGGTGAGCGACAAGAACGACAAAACCATTGTCGTGCGCGTCGAGACCCTGGTCAAGCATCCTCTGCTTAAGAAGTATGTGAGGCGCCGCAAGAAGTTCACGGCTCATGATCCCATGAACGAATGCGGTATGGGCGACAAGGTTAAAATTGTGGAGTTCCGTCCGCTTTCGCGCAACAAGCGCTGGCATCTGGTCTCCATCATTGAAAAAGCCGTGTAG
- the rpmC gene encoding 50S ribosomal protein L29, whose translation MAAKKKTETAARPAAQDLRSMSVEQLRTALTEQRQELMNARFKHAAAQLEKTSELKVMRKQVARIETVLNEKEQRA comes from the coding sequence ATGGCTGCCAAGAAAAAGACCGAAACCGCCGCCCGGCCCGCCGCGCAGGATCTTCGCTCCATGAGCGTGGAACAGCTGCGCACGGCTCTTACCGAGCAGCGCCAGGAACTGATGAACGCCCGCTTCAAGCATGCCGCTGCGCAGCTTGAAAAGACTTCCGAACTGAAAGTCATGCGCAAGCAGGTGGCGCGCATCGAGACCGTATTGAACGAAAAGGAACAGAGGGCCTGA
- the rplP gene encoding 50S ribosomal protein L16 translates to MLAPKRVKFRKWQKGRLRGLATRGATIAFGDIGLKTVQHGQLSSQQIEAARIAMMRHIKRGGKVWIRVFPDRPVTAKPLETRQGSGKGAPVGWCAPVKPGRVLYEIKGVSLDLAREALTRAAHKLPVKTIIVVREGI, encoded by the coding sequence ATGCTTGCGCCCAAAAGAGTTAAATTCCGCAAGTGGCAGAAAGGCCGCCTGCGTGGCCTGGCCACCCGCGGCGCCACCATTGCGTTTGGTGATATCGGCCTTAAAACCGTGCAGCATGGCCAGCTTTCCAGCCAGCAGATTGAAGCTGCTCGTATCGCCATGATGCGTCACATTAAGCGTGGCGGCAAAGTGTGGATCCGTGTGTTCCCCGACCGCCCCGTAACGGCCAAGCCTCTGGAAACCCGTCAGGGTTCCGGTAAGGGTGCACCCGTGGGTTGGTGCGCTCCGGTCAAGCCCGGCCGCGTGCTGTATGAAATCAAGGGCGTGAGCCTTGACCTCGCGCGTGAGGCGCTGACCCGCGCCGCTCACAAGCTGCCCGTTAAGACCATCATTGTGGTGAGGGAGGGCATCTAA
- the rpsC gene encoding 30S ribosomal protein S3, with amino-acid sequence MGQKVHPFGFRLGYNKNWQSRWFSKKDYPAFVYEDSKIRAFVKKLLFHAGVSKIEIERAGGKVRLILSTARPGIVIGRKGVEIEKLRNDLRQKFGREFSLEVNEIRRPEVDAQLVAENIAQQLERRVAFRRAMKRTVSMARKFGGEGIKVTCAGRLAGAEIARTEWYRDGRVPLQTLRADIDYGFAEAHTTYGIIGVKVWIYKGEILDKEVDQ; translated from the coding sequence ATGGGTCAGAAAGTACATCCGTTCGGGTTCCGGCTTGGGTATAACAAGAATTGGCAGTCCCGCTGGTTCAGCAAGAAGGACTACCCTGCCTTTGTCTATGAAGACAGCAAAATCCGCGCGTTCGTGAAGAAGCTCCTGTTTCATGCCGGGGTTTCCAAGATCGAGATCGAACGTGCCGGCGGCAAGGTACGGCTTATCCTTTCCACCGCTCGCCCCGGTATTGTTATCGGCCGCAAGGGTGTGGAAATCGAAAAGCTTCGCAACGATCTTCGTCAGAAGTTCGGCCGCGAGTTCTCTCTTGAAGTGAACGAAATCCGTCGCCCCGAAGTGGACGCCCAGCTGGTGGCCGAGAACATCGCCCAGCAGCTCGAGCGCCGCGTGGCCTTCCGGCGCGCCATGAAGCGTACCGTGTCCATGGCCCGCAAGTTTGGCGGCGAAGGCATCAAGGTAACCTGCGCCGGGCGTCTGGCCGGTGCAGAAATCGCCCGTACCGAATGGTATCGCGATGGCCGAGTGCCCTTGCAGACCCTGCGTGCCGACATTGACTACGGTTTTGCCGAAGCGCACACCACCTACGGCATCATTGGTGTCAAGGTGTGGATCTATAAGGGTGAAATCCTTGACAAAGAGGTTGATCAGTAA
- the rplV gene encoding 50S ribosomal protein L22, which yields MESKAIAKFQRVSPRKTRLVAKNVQGLGVEEAMNLLRFTPNKPAGVLFGVLKSALANASQLGGVDVDAMVVKEIVVNEGPTWKRFMPRAQGRATKIHKRTSHITVILAEGQE from the coding sequence ATGGAATCTAAAGCTATTGCAAAATTCCAGCGCGTTTCGCCGCGCAAGACCCGTCTTGTGGCCAAGAACGTGCAGGGTCTTGGAGTGGAGGAGGCTATGAACCTTCTGCGCTTCACGCCCAACAAGCCCGCTGGCGTGCTTTTCGGCGTGCTCAAGAGCGCGTTGGCCAATGCCTCGCAGCTGGGCGGCGTTGATGTGGATGCCATGGTGGTGAAGGAAATCGTGGTGAACGAAGGCCCCACCTGGAAGCGCTTTATGCCCCGGGCTCAGGGCCGGGCGACCAAGATTCACAAGCGCACCAGCCACATCACCGTTATACTCGCAGAAGGGCAGGAATAG
- the rpsS gene encoding 30S ribosomal protein S19, with protein MPRSLKKGPFVDGHLMKKVDSTVANSDRRVVKTWSRRSTILPEMVGLTFAVHNGKKFVPVFVTENMVGHKLGEFSPTRTFHGHAADKKAKAGKK; from the coding sequence ATGCCGAGATCGTTGAAAAAAGGGCCGTTTGTTGACGGCCATCTGATGAAAAAGGTCGACAGCACCGTGGCGAACAGCGACCGCCGTGTAGTCAAGACCTGGTCGCGCCGCTCGACCATCCTGCCCGAAATGGTGGGACTGACCTTTGCGGTGCACAATGGCAAGAAGTTCGTGCCGGTGTTCGTTACCGAAAACATGGTTGGCCACAAGCTGGGTGAATTCTCGCCCACTCGTACCTTCCATGGGCATGCCGCCGACAAAAAGGCCAAGGCCGGCAAGAAGTAG
- the rplB gene encoding 50S ribosomal protein L2 encodes MAVRKLKPTSAGRRFQTVSDFEEITRTRPEKSLTEGLTKKAGRNNLGRVTSRRRGGGVKRLYRIIDFKRDKTGIEATVAHIEYDPNRTARIALLHYSDGEKRYILAPVGLKQGDKIMSGINERNGVVADIKPGNALQMARIPVGTVVHNIELYPGKGGQMCRAAGTYAQLVAKEGNYALLRLPSGEVRKVLATCVATVGQVGNVHHETISLGKAGRNRWLGRRPKVRGVAMNPIDHPLGGGEGRSSGGRHPVSPWGMPAKGYKTRDKKKASSRLIIKRRGQK; translated from the coding sequence ATGGCTGTCCGCAAGCTGAAACCGACCTCCGCGGGGCGTCGCTTCCAGACGGTTTCCGACTTTGAGGAAATCACCCGGACGCGCCCTGAGAAGTCGCTCACTGAAGGCCTCACCAAAAAGGCCGGTCGCAACAATCTGGGTCGAGTCACCAGCCGCCGTCGCGGTGGTGGCGTCAAGCGTCTGTACCGCATCATCGATTTCAAGCGCGATAAGACCGGCATTGAAGCCACTGTTGCGCACATTGAATACGATCCCAACCGTACCGCCCGTATCGCGCTGCTGCACTATTCGGACGGCGAAAAGCGCTACATCCTCGCTCCGGTTGGCTTGAAGCAGGGTGACAAGATCATGTCCGGCATCAACGAGCGCAATGGCGTCGTGGCCGACATCAAACCCGGCAATGCTTTGCAGATGGCCCGCATTCCTGTGGGTACCGTTGTGCACAACATTGAGCTTTACCCCGGCAAGGGCGGCCAGATGTGCCGCGCAGCCGGTACCTACGCCCAGCTGGTCGCCAAAGAAGGCAACTACGCCCTGCTGCGTCTGCCTTCGGGCGAAGTGCGCAAGGTGCTTGCTACCTGCGTGGCTACCGTGGGTCAGGTGGGCAACGTGCATCACGAAACCATCTCTCTGGGCAAAGCTGGCCGCAACCGCTGGCTGGGTCGTCGTCCCAAGGTTCGCGGCGTTGCCATGAACCCCATCGACCACCCCCTGGGCGGTGGCGAAGGCAGAAGCTCTGGTGGCCGTCATCCTGTGTCGCCTTGGGGTATGCCTGCCAAGGGTTACAAGACCCGCGACAAGAAGAAGGCCTCTTCCCGGCTGATCATCAAACGCCGCGGCCAGAAGTAG
- the rplW gene encoding 50S ribosomal protein L23 has protein sequence METTSVLLKPLLTEKTTLIKDEAQQVAFMVHTLANKLEIKQAVEKAFDVKVEAVNVVRRAPMNRERQGRVVGRKPGWKKAYVTLRQGDKIEFFEGV, from the coding sequence ATGGAAACCACTTCTGTTCTGCTCAAGCCCCTGCTGACCGAAAAGACGACCTTGATCAAGGACGAAGCCCAGCAGGTGGCCTTTATGGTCCACACCCTGGCCAACAAGCTTGAAATCAAGCAGGCCGTGGAAAAGGCTTTTGATGTTAAAGTGGAAGCCGTCAACGTAGTGCGCCGCGCCCCCATGAACAGGGAGCGCCAGGGTCGCGTTGTTGGCCGTAAGCCCGGCTGGAAGAAAGCGTATGTTACGCTGCGCCAGGGCGATAAAATTGAGTTCTTCGAGGGAGTGTAA
- the rplD gene encoding 50S ribosomal protein L4, producing the protein MATVKVYDQNKQESGEITLASDVFEIEVRPEILNLVARAQMAAKRAGTHMAKTRALVSGGGVKPWKQKGTGRARSGSNRSPIWRGGAVIFGPSPRDYSFKVNSKVRALAMKMALSSRLAAATLMVVKGIELPEAKTKHFAKVADTLGLSKALIVAPAEDSALVRSARNIPGLTMTTVDRLSVLEILKHKQLVLLEGAIEPVQARFAKKGA; encoded by the coding sequence ATGGCTACCGTGAAAGTATATGACCAGAACAAGCAGGAAAGCGGCGAAATCACGCTGGCTTCCGACGTGTTCGAAATCGAGGTGAGGCCCGAAATCCTCAATCTCGTGGCGCGCGCCCAGATGGCGGCCAAACGCGCCGGCACGCATATGGCAAAGACCCGTGCGCTGGTTTCCGGCGGCGGCGTTAAGCCCTGGAAGCAGAAGGGTACGGGCCGCGCCCGTTCCGGCTCCAACCGTTCGCCCATTTGGCGCGGTGGTGCCGTTATCTTCGGACCCAGCCCCCGCGATTACAGCTTCAAGGTTAACAGCAAGGTGCGCGCCCTGGCCATGAAGATGGCCCTGTCGAGCCGCCTGGCTGCCGCGACCCTGATGGTGGTCAAGGGTATTGAACTGCCCGAAGCCAAGACCAAGCATTTCGCCAAGGTTGCCGACACGCTGGGCCTTTCCAAGGCTCTCATCGTGGCGCCCGCAGAAGACAGCGCGCTGGTTCGTTCCGCTCGCAATATTCCGGGCCTCACCATGACCACTGTCGATCGCCTGAGCGTGCTTGAAATCCTCAAGCACAAGCAGCTCGTTCTGCTTGAAGGCGCTATCGAACCTGTTCAGGCTCGTTTCGCAAAGAAGGGGGCGTAA
- the rplC gene encoding 50S ribosomal protein L3 produces the protein MAEKMGILGRKLGMTRIFDGAGAAVPVTVIEAGPCPVTQVKTADTDGYNAVQIALTPAKEKHSTKAMQGHFAKAGKGLFRHLREIRLAGAPEQELGQELTVEIFAAGDTVKVTGTSMGKGYQGRMRRWNFAGSKDTHGCEKVHRNNGSIGNNTFPGHVFKGRKMAGHWGNETVTEMGLTIVDVRPEDNVILVKGSVPGPKNGLVLIRKQ, from the coding sequence ATGGCTGAGAAAATGGGAATTTTGGGTCGCAAACTTGGTATGACCCGCATATTTGACGGCGCTGGCGCTGCCGTGCCTGTCACGGTGATTGAGGCCGGTCCGTGCCCCGTCACCCAGGTCAAAACTGCGGATACTGACGGCTACAACGCCGTTCAGATCGCGCTGACCCCCGCTAAGGAAAAGCACAGCACCAAGGCTATGCAGGGACACTTCGCCAAGGCTGGCAAGGGTCTTTTCCGCCATCTGCGCGAAATCCGCCTTGCGGGTGCGCCGGAACAGGAGCTGGGTCAGGAACTGACCGTTGAAATTTTCGCCGCAGGCGATACGGTCAAGGTGACCGGCACAAGCATGGGTAAAGGCTACCAGGGGCGCATGCGCCGCTGGAATTTCGCCGGTTCCAAAGATACCCACGGCTGCGAAAAGGTGCACCGCAACAATGGTTCCATTGGTAACAACACCTTTCCTGGCCATGTTTTTAAGGGTCGGAAAATGGCGGGCCATTGGGGCAATGAAACCGTTACGGAAATGGGCCTGACCATCGTTGATGTGCGTCCTGAGGACAACGTCATTCTGGTCAAAGGTTCCGTGCCCGGCCCCAAGAACGGGCTGGTGCTGATCCGCAAGCAGTAG
- the rpsJ gene encoding 30S ribosomal protein S10, producing MTTVSSDRIRIKLKAYDYRILDKAVAEIVDTARNTGAGVAGPIPLPTNIHKYTVQRSVHVDKKSREQFEMRIHKRLMDILEPTQQTVDALGKLSLPAGVDVEIKL from the coding sequence ATGACGACAGTTAGCAGCGATCGCATTCGGATCAAGCTCAAAGCCTACGATTACCGCATTCTGGATAAAGCCGTTGCGGAAATCGTGGATACGGCGCGCAATACCGGTGCCGGTGTGGCGGGACCAATTCCCCTGCCCACCAACATTCACAAGTACACCGTGCAGCGTTCCGTGCATGTGGACAAAAAGTCCCGTGAGCAGTTTGAAATGCGCATTCACAAGCGGCTCATGGATATCCTGGAACCCACGCAGCAGACCGTCGACGCGCTGGGCAAGCTTTCGTTGCCCGCCGGTGTGGACGTGGAAATCAAGCTCTAG
- a CDS encoding tetratricopeptide repeat protein yields the protein MSMIDAANRAKLNSYQDTVINYITKENGHILAVSDDQAFCTQLRLTLAKEMGLTAQSIFTAITDPRMMLRELRDILARHPAPLIFMERSIGGQDLSFLVGQIKQAFNALKIIVLTSDVQRDRLMLLHEVGADNFIAKPVSANTLIEKMAFTLRPQSKLGQVIDVAKKLLAQKKYDMALTACQKVLQLKPGSAAAFLLMGDIFRATQQYDKARIAYESAAKSADLYLAPLQRLAEMYEEIGDVPQQVRYLEKLDSISPLNVNRKVSLGEAHLANGDVEKAEAFFEKAVVQMNREAADGLSALSSRIAGIYGERDPEKAEKFLRSSLEAKGKRLGREDLALFNQLGISLRRQGRWQDAITEYKRAIKIAPDDPTLYYNVGMAFAEGADFIQAKANLVKALDLEPEMVKSSASIACNFGAVFLQSGDRDRSVQFFQLALALKPGMKLALQGLERARK from the coding sequence ATGTCCATGATTGATGCCGCAAACAGGGCAAAGCTTAATTCATACCAAGACACTGTCATTAATTACATTACGAAAGAGAATGGACACATTCTGGCAGTGAGCGATGACCAGGCCTTTTGCACGCAGTTGCGCCTTACCCTCGCCAAAGAGATGGGGCTTACAGCGCAAAGCATTTTTACCGCCATTACGGACCCACGCATGATGCTTCGCGAGCTTCGCGACATTCTGGCCCGACACCCTGCCCCTCTTATCTTTATGGAGCGCAGTATTGGCGGTCAGGATCTGAGCTTCCTGGTTGGCCAGATCAAACAAGCCTTTAACGCGCTTAAGATTATTGTTCTTACGAGCGATGTGCAGCGCGACCGCCTGATGCTGCTTCACGAGGTCGGGGCGGACAACTTTATCGCCAAGCCTGTTTCTGCCAATACGCTCATTGAAAAAATGGCTTTTACTCTCAGGCCGCAAAGCAAGCTTGGGCAGGTCATTGACGTGGCAAAGAAACTGTTGGCGCAAAAAAAATACGACATGGCGCTGACAGCCTGCCAGAAAGTTTTGCAGCTCAAGCCGGGCAGCGCTGCGGCATTTCTGCTCATGGGCGATATTTTCCGCGCCACCCAGCAATACGACAAAGCCCGCATTGCCTATGAATCTGCCGCCAAATCTGCTGATCTTTACCTCGCCCCACTCCAGCGGCTGGCAGAAATGTACGAGGAAATAGGCGATGTGCCTCAGCAGGTGCGCTACCTCGAAAAACTGGATTCAATCTCGCCCCTCAACGTAAATCGAAAAGTCAGCCTTGGCGAGGCCCACCTCGCAAACGGTGATGTGGAAAAGGCCGAAGCCTTCTTTGAAAAAGCTGTGGTGCAGATGAACCGGGAAGCTGCCGATGGCCTCAGCGCCCTTTCAAGCCGTATTGCCGGTATTTATGGCGAGCGCGACCCTGAAAAGGCAGAAAAATTTCTGCGCAGCAGCCTTGAGGCCAAGGGCAAACGACTTGGGCGGGAAGATCTGGCCCTGTTCAACCAGCTGGGAATCAGCCTGCGTAGGCAGGGACGCTGGCAGGACGCCATCACGGAATACAAGCGCGCCATCAAAATCGCTCCTGACGACCCAACGCTCTATTATAATGTAGGCATGGCCTTTGCCGAAGGCGCGGATTTTATCCAGGCCAAGGCAAATCTGGTAAAGGCCCTTGATCTGGAACCAGAAATGGTCAAGAGCAGCGCCTCCATCGCCTGCAATTTTGGAGCGGTCTTTCTTCAGTCGGGCGATCGTGACAGGTCGGTACAGTTCTTTCAGTTGGCCCTTGCTCTCAAGCCCGGCATGAAACTTGCCCTTCAAGGCCTCGAACGCGCAAGAAAATAA